TCGCCGACAAAAAAATAGAAATTTCAACAAAACAATGCATTACAGAGAGGATCGAACAACGATGGAAGAAGAATGGATCGCCGGTAAACACTCCGTGACGGAGGCGCTGCGTTCAGGCCGGACCATTAATAAAATATGGATTGCCGATACAGCACAGAAACATCTGACTCAACCTATTATCTCGGAAGCTAAAAAACTAGGTATTGTCATTCAACACGTGGACAAGCGTAAGCTGGATCAAACGGTACCAGGCATTCAGCATCAGGGGGTAGTTGCTCAAGCGGCACCTTACGCTTATGTGGAGGTAGAAGACATTCTTGCCGCAGCAAAAGCGAAGAATGAGCATCCTTTCCTGATTCTGCTGGATGAGATTGAAGATCCTCATAACCTGGGGTCAATTTTGCGGACAGCAGATTGCACGGGTGCGCATGGCGTCATTGTACCCAAACGTCGCTCGGCAGCGGTAACCGTGACAGTATCCAAAACATCAGCAGGCGCTGTGGAGTACGTGCCAGTGGCTCGTGTAAGTAATCTTGGACAGACCATCGATCGCCTCAAAGAGGAAGGTGTATGGGTTGTAGGGACAGATGTCACGGCTCACGAAGGTGTCTTTGGTAATGGAGTCTTTACTGGCCCTGTGGCATTGGTAATCGGAAATGAGAACAAGGGAATGGGACGACTTATTCGTGAGAAATGCGATGTGCTGATCAAACTACCAATGCAAGGTCAGATTAATTCCCTGAATGCTTCCGTGGCAGCCGGGGTTGTCATGTACGAAGTGCTCCGCTCGCGTCAAGCGCAGGAATAGAAGGTATGGCTGATTCCCGTGATGTGCTTCTTGTAGACGGGTACAACATGATTGGCGACTGGCCGGAATTAACCAAACTGGCGGAAAGTGGGCTCGAAGAGGCGCGTAACAGGCTTCTCTTTCGTCTTGCAGACTACCAGGCTTTCTCCGGCCGGCGAGTCATTGTTGTGTTTGACGCCTACCT
The nucleotide sequence above comes from Paenibacillus sp. W2I17. Encoded proteins:
- the rlmB gene encoding 23S rRNA (guanosine(2251)-2'-O)-methyltransferase RlmB, translating into MEEEWIAGKHSVTEALRSGRTINKIWIADTAQKHLTQPIISEAKKLGIVIQHVDKRKLDQTVPGIQHQGVVAQAAPYAYVEVEDILAAAKAKNEHPFLILLDEIEDPHNLGSILRTADCTGAHGVIVPKRRSAAVTVTVSKTSAGAVEYVPVARVSNLGQTIDRLKEEGVWVVGTDVTAHEGVFGNGVFTGPVALVIGNENKGMGRLIREKCDVLIKLPMQGQINSLNASVAAGVVMYEVLRSRQAQE